From Ignavibacteriota bacterium, the proteins below share one genomic window:
- the scpB gene encoding SMC-Scp complex subunit ScpB, with product MSSDAPTPPVSRQILDILEALIFASDEPLSLRQLQDLLDYLGEAERPKSLNQDVIQSAIEFLNREYDAQGRSFRISRIAGGFQFSTKPEFGIWLGRLVRERSKRKLSVSALESLAVIAYKQPVTKPELEAIRGVNADYVLRTLMERNLVTIVGRAATPGRPLLYGTTREFLKHFGLNDLSDLPKPREIDELMAEAEYEVEKRMLKELEEKREAEEGKNDDPDLQLVSGEE from the coding sequence ATGAGTTCTGACGCACCCACACCGCCTGTCAGCAGGCAGATCCTCGATATTCTGGAAGCATTGATCTTTGCCTCGGACGAGCCGCTGTCCCTTCGCCAGTTGCAGGACCTGCTCGACTATCTTGGCGAGGCCGAGCGCCCGAAATCCCTCAATCAGGATGTGATCCAGAGTGCCATCGAATTCCTGAACCGGGAGTATGATGCGCAGGGGCGCAGCTTCCGTATCAGCCGCATCGCTGGCGGCTTCCAGTTCTCCACCAAGCCGGAGTTCGGGATCTGGCTCGGACGCCTGGTGCGCGAGCGATCGAAACGCAAACTCTCCGTCTCCGCCCTCGAAAGCCTCGCCGTCATCGCGTACAAGCAGCCCGTCACCAAACCCGAACTCGAGGCTATCCGCGGCGTGAACGCGGATTACGTGCTGCGCACCCTCATGGAGCGCAATCTGGTCACCATCGTCGGACGTGCCGCAACCCCGGGGCGCCCTCTCCTCTACGGCACGACACGGGAATTTCTCAAGCACTTCGGACTCAACGACCTGTCCGACCTGCCCAAACCGCGTGAGATCGATGAACTCATGGCGGAGGCGGAATACGAGGTCGAGAAGCGCATGCTCAAGGAACTGGAGGAGAAGCGGGAGGCGGAAGAGGGGAAGAATGACGACCCGGACCTCCAGCTCGTCTCGGGAGAAGAATGA
- a CDS encoding HNH endonuclease yields the protein MNAKVLILNQNYEPMSVVNVKKAIALLYLGKAELIEAQNGQMVRAVTVSMAFPSIVRLSMFVRVPYKKIILSRKNILRRDGHRCQFCGRADLPLTVDHVMPASRNGEDSWENLVCACVRCNNKKGDRTPEEALMPLRRKPMRPNHVTFIRHVVGSLDERWKPYLFLN from the coding sequence ATGAACGCAAAGGTTCTGATTCTGAACCAGAATTATGAACCGATGAGCGTGGTGAATGTGAAGAAAGCCATTGCTCTCCTCTATCTCGGCAAAGCAGAGTTGATCGAGGCCCAGAACGGGCAGATGGTCAGGGCTGTGACTGTTTCCATGGCCTTTCCCAGCATCGTACGGCTATCTATGTTCGTGAGGGTGCCGTACAAGAAGATCATCCTTTCCCGCAAGAACATCCTTCGCCGTGACGGCCACCGGTGCCAGTTTTGTGGCCGGGCTGATCTGCCCCTCACGGTGGATCATGTGATGCCGGCGTCCCGCAATGGCGAAGACAGCTGGGAGAATCTCGTGTGTGCCTGTGTCCGGTGCAACAACAAGAAGGGTGACCGGACACCAGAGGAAGCGCTTATGCCGTTGCGGCGAAAACCCATGCGGCCCAATCATGTGACGTTCATCCGCCATGTGGTCGGGTCGCTCGACGAACGCTGGAAGCCCTACCTTTTCCTGAATTGA
- a CDS encoding segregation/condensation protein A, whose translation MYRVKLTDFEGPLDLLLFFIKRDELDITNIPISRITQEFLEYLHLMASLDLEVAGDFIVMAATLMQIKVRMLLPRDENATEEEDPRAELVRRLIEYKRFKEMSQELGTMEGEARKVYYRKFFEADPRELVEEEDDSFLKDVSLFNLISAYKSALDQMPRKVVHEVQLLSVSVDEQMSFVMDFLRVHGPTTLLALVAHMVEKIRIIVTVMAVLELTKNKVVALSVVEGREDIGIRPLTPLVPMNLAKV comes from the coding sequence GTGTACCGCGTAAAACTCACGGATTTCGAAGGTCCGCTGGACCTCCTGCTGTTCTTCATCAAACGCGACGAACTGGATATCACGAATATCCCGATCTCGCGCATCACGCAGGAGTTCCTCGAGTACCTCCATTTGATGGCATCGCTCGACCTCGAGGTGGCCGGCGATTTCATCGTGATGGCCGCCACCCTGATGCAGATCAAGGTGCGCATGCTGCTGCCCCGTGACGAGAATGCCACGGAAGAAGAGGACCCGCGTGCTGAGCTGGTGCGGCGCCTCATCGAATACAAACGCTTCAAGGAGATGTCGCAGGAACTCGGCACCATGGAAGGAGAGGCGCGGAAGGTGTACTACCGCAAATTCTTCGAGGCCGATCCGCGCGAGCTTGTCGAAGAAGAGGACGACAGTTTCCTCAAGGACGTCTCGCTCTTCAATCTGATCTCCGCCTACAAGTCCGCGCTCGATCAGATGCCGCGCAAGGTGGTGCATGAAGTGCAGCTGTTATCGGTGTCGGTGGACGAGCAGATGAGTTTCGTCATGGACTTTCTGCGTGTGCATGGCCCCACGACGCTTCTCGCCCTTGTCGCGCATATGGTTGAAAAGATACGTATCATTGTGACGGTCATGGCTGTGCTGGAACTGACGAAGAACAAGGTCGTTGCACTCTCGGTGGTCGAGGGTCGCGAGGATATTGGCATCCGTCCCCTCACGCCCCTGGTCCCCATGAATCTGGCGAAAGTATGA
- the recO gene encoding DNA repair protein RecO yields MIVTTDAIVLKTMKYRDTSQIITLFSREHGKLSVVAKGIRNRQKAGAGGAEPMSCVRAVIYKKPGKDLHLMSQCDRLPLFKGLSDDLKRMAGGMAAVELTNLSLPPEEANANVFELLSLTLEMLGNATHSPENALYYYEMQLLGILGFRPELRNCVECGRSLAMIAEDGLRHCSISTHGLICSGCEDRGFGGERVSLAALGALTGLQDARHPEAASRIILPGAMRDEVGGALRHLVLHHLTGMKPLQSEKVFYMLG; encoded by the coding sequence ATGATCGTCACGACAGATGCCATCGTCCTGAAGACGATGAAATACCGGGATACGAGCCAGATCATCACGCTTTTCTCACGTGAGCACGGTAAGCTCTCCGTGGTGGCGAAGGGGATCCGGAACCGCCAGAAAGCGGGTGCCGGTGGGGCGGAACCGATGAGCTGCGTCCGGGCCGTGATCTATAAGAAACCCGGCAAAGACCTCCATTTGATGTCCCAGTGTGACCGGCTTCCGTTGTTCAAGGGGCTGTCCGACGACCTGAAGCGTATGGCAGGGGGGATGGCCGCCGTGGAGCTGACCAACCTGTCCCTTCCTCCAGAAGAAGCCAACGCAAACGTTTTCGAGCTGCTGTCACTTACCCTGGAAATGCTCGGAAATGCAACTCATAGCCCCGAAAATGCGTTATACTATTACGAGATGCAGCTTCTCGGCATACTGGGATTCCGGCCAGAACTGAGAAATTGCGTCGAGTGCGGCCGGTCTCTGGCGATGATCGCGGAGGACGGCCTCAGGCATTGTTCCATCAGTACACACGGATTGATCTGTTCCGGGTGCGAGGACCGCGGGTTTGGTGGTGAGCGGGTGTCCCTGGCGGCACTGGGTGCGTTGACCGGCCTTCAGGACGCGCGACACCCCGAGGCAGCATCCCGCATCATACTCCCGGGGGCAATGCGGGATGAAGTGGGCGGTGCGCTGAGGCATCTGGTCCTTCATCATCTGACAGGGATGAAGCCGCTGCAGTCTGAAAAGGTGTTTTACATGCTCGGGTAG
- a CDS encoding trypsin-like peptidase domain-containing protein, producing MSLRHSAVPACALGLMLLLSGCSSSVYRDVYPTLIDGHYDSEFPYKGCSRQLEEISETVQMLNCIAYYRTYPFSPEETMTREGITPDVLEAREASSVYVNSTSAGTATVVYYNDRNIALLTCAHIVDFEDTLISYYIGEDRRPTRFVRSVAVKEKQTNYVATLPEGGEVEILAMDRATDIALVGKRFIAEPPALPRVFNYPAGHARDLEWGTFVYLFGYPSGYKMVTKGIISSPNKDKRGTFMVDAMFARGFSGGIALAIRDGVPNFELVGIIKLVSAHSSYFLTPMKENGDVVYDPSTPYTGEMYVERKTEVESGITVAVPVEAIRDFIRSNSDAIRARGYVLTGFLKPD from the coding sequence ATGTCGCTCCGACACTCCGCCGTTCCCGCATGTGCTCTTGGTCTGATGCTTTTGCTCTCCGGCTGTTCCTCTTCGGTCTACCGTGATGTCTACCCGACGCTCATCGACGGCCACTACGACTCCGAATTTCCGTACAAGGGGTGTTCCCGGCAGCTCGAAGAGATCAGCGAGACGGTCCAGATGCTGAACTGCATCGCGTATTACCGGACCTATCCATTCAGTCCCGAAGAAACGATGACCCGGGAAGGGATCACCCCGGACGTGTTGGAGGCCAGGGAGGCCTCCTCGGTGTACGTCAACAGTACATCCGCGGGGACGGCGACGGTCGTGTACTACAACGACCGGAATATCGCTCTCCTGACCTGTGCGCACATCGTTGATTTCGAGGATACGCTCATCTCCTATTATATCGGAGAGGACCGGCGCCCCACGCGATTCGTCAGGAGCGTTGCCGTGAAAGAGAAGCAGACCAACTATGTGGCGACACTGCCGGAAGGCGGTGAGGTCGAGATCCTTGCGATGGACCGGGCCACCGACATCGCCCTGGTCGGCAAGCGCTTCATTGCCGAGCCGCCGGCCCTTCCGCGGGTCTTCAACTACCCCGCCGGTCATGCACGCGACCTGGAGTGGGGGACGTTCGTCTACCTGTTCGGCTATCCGTCGGGCTACAAGATGGTGACCAAAGGGATCATCAGCAGCCCGAACAAGGACAAGCGCGGGACGTTCATGGTCGACGCGATGTTCGCCCGTGGCTTCAGCGGTGGTATCGCTCTCGCCATACGGGACGGTGTCCCGAATTTTGAACTCGTCGGCATCATCAAGCTTGTGTCCGCCCATTCGTCGTACTTCCTGACCCCGATGAAGGAGAATGGGGATGTGGTGTACGACCCATCGACCCCCTATACCGGAGAAATGTACGTTGAGCGGAAGACCGAAGTGGAGTCCGGCATCACCGTTGCTGTTCCGGTGGAAGCGATCCGTGACTTCATCCGTTCCAATAGCGATGCGATCCGGGCACGTGGCTACGTGCTCACCGGATTCCTGAAACCGGACTGA
- a CDS encoding TPM domain-containing protein, whose protein sequence is MASLSTRRLVGPLLVALLAVGCIRPVAVAAEIPFLGGRVNDNAGILSLDTQRELEEILRMHEDSTSNQIAVLTITSLEGEPLEDYSRRVVMTWKLGQKGKDNGVLLLVAKDDRKVRIEVGRGLEGQLTDAVASSIMRHEILPHFKAGDYDRGVRAGVDAIIGTINGAYTADESDPSQMDTGTGILAFLFFLLVVGIFTMVAFATPGCGGWFLYAFLLPFWGVFPPATLGSTVGLPMFGLYAIGMPIAKILLARTAWGKKFTKKFGGSMRSGKGGGGWSSWSSGGSSSSSGGSSFSGGGGSFSGGGSSGSW, encoded by the coding sequence ATGGCCTCTCTCTCCACCCGCCGCCTCGTTGGGCCGCTGCTCGTTGCACTGCTGGCGGTCGGTTGCATCCGGCCCGTTGCCGTGGCCGCGGAGATCCCCTTCCTCGGGGGCCGCGTGAATGACAACGCCGGGATCCTCTCGCTGGATACGCAGCGCGAACTGGAGGAGATCCTTCGCATGCATGAGGACTCCACGTCGAATCAGATCGCTGTTCTCACGATCACCAGTCTGGAAGGCGAACCGCTCGAAGACTATTCGCGCCGTGTGGTGATGACCTGGAAGCTCGGACAGAAAGGGAAGGATAACGGCGTCCTGCTGCTCGTCGCGAAGGACGACCGGAAGGTCCGGATCGAGGTCGGACGCGGATTGGAGGGGCAGCTGACGGATGCGGTCGCATCGTCCATCATGCGGCACGAGATCCTTCCGCATTTCAAGGCGGGCGACTATGACCGTGGCGTTCGTGCCGGAGTTGATGCGATCATCGGTACGATCAATGGTGCCTATACGGCCGATGAGAGCGATCCATCGCAGATGGATACCGGCACCGGGATCCTGGCCTTCCTGTTCTTCCTTCTCGTCGTCGGGATCTTCACGATGGTGGCGTTCGCGACGCCGGGATGCGGAGGGTGGTTCCTCTATGCCTTCCTCCTCCCGTTCTGGGGTGTCTTCCCCCCGGCCACACTCGGATCAACGGTCGGACTTCCCATGTTCGGGCTGTATGCCATCGGCATGCCGATCGCGAAGATCCTCCTCGCGCGGACAGCGTGGGGAAAGAAGTTCACCAAGAAATTCGGTGGATCCATGCGGTCGGGGAAGGGTGGTGGCGGCTGGAGCAGCTGGAGCTCGGGTGGGTCAAGTTCTTCTTCGGGCGGCAGCAGCTTCTCCGGTGGCGGCGGGAGCTTCTCGGGCGGTGGTTCCTCCGGAAGCTGGTAA
- a CDS encoding cupin domain-containing protein, whose translation MTANLFDIPGWDTDGELITPLADAPDFRVERIISRGDVTPDGSWYDQAHDEWVVVLQGEGVVEDDRGMCTALKAGDSLFLPAHLRHRVVHTSAVPPCIWLAVHGNGPAQGE comes from the coding sequence ATGACGGCGAACCTGTTCGACATTCCAGGGTGGGATACGGACGGGGAACTGATCACGCCTCTTGCGGACGCTCCTGATTTCCGGGTCGAACGCATCATTTCCCGTGGAGACGTGACACCCGACGGTTCGTGGTACGACCAGGCCCATGATGAATGGGTGGTCGTGCTGCAGGGTGAAGGAGTTGTTGAAGATGATCGCGGAATGTGCACCGCTCTGAAGGCAGGGGATTCCCTGTTCCTCCCCGCGCATCTGCGCCACCGTGTTGTGCACACCTCTGCCGTTCCTCCGTGCATCTGGCTTGCGGTGCACGGCAATGGTCCGGCGCAGGGCGAATGA
- a CDS encoding Do family serine endopeptidase: MVKKYVVASVVLVIVGVVLGTVMVSSFGNGVDLGLAYGGDEVKLGGPAPVAMQNSSVRALSDNFAAVSKAVSPSVVAIKTTTVAKERPKNMPRDFFHFFNPDEDGQPSQGYGSGVVLTADGYIATNNHVVADAAENGIEVIFDEKVQYKAKLIGTDPSTDLAVIKVDAKGLIPAALGNSENVHVGEWVLAIGNPLGLTSTVTAGIVSAIGRNINIIQDQYGIESFIQTDAAINPGNSGGALLNMSGEVIGINTAIATTNARYQGYGFAVPVNILKTVSSDLIRFGEVKRGYIGVSITTIDQTMASALGMKEAKGVKIEKLVDGGAAAAAGLKELDVILEIDGREVNKNNELQSYIATRHPGDVVTLKIFREGKTFEKKVTLRPRSQDATLASSSGEKKEEPAEIADAARTLSFDALGMTVRVLTAEEKKELEVERGVLVSDIKPFGEAAERGIGKHDVILEADRKPVSTPADLKKAIAARKSGDAILLRIKRAEQTAYLAIQIP; encoded by the coding sequence ATGGTGAAGAAGTATGTGGTCGCATCGGTGGTCCTGGTGATCGTTGGTGTCGTGCTCGGCACGGTGATGGTGTCGTCGTTCGGGAACGGTGTGGATCTCGGGTTGGCGTACGGCGGCGACGAGGTGAAGCTCGGCGGCCCGGCTCCTGTGGCGATGCAGAATTCGTCTGTCAGGGCATTGAGCGACAACTTCGCTGCAGTGTCGAAAGCGGTGTCACCCTCGGTCGTTGCGATCAAGACGACGACGGTGGCCAAGGAACGTCCGAAGAACATGCCGCGCGACTTCTTCCATTTCTTCAATCCTGATGAGGACGGGCAGCCGTCGCAGGGATATGGGTCGGGCGTTGTCCTGACGGCCGACGGGTACATTGCCACGAACAACCACGTGGTGGCGGATGCCGCGGAGAATGGCATTGAAGTGATCTTCGATGAGAAGGTACAGTACAAGGCGAAGCTGATCGGAACGGATCCGTCGACCGACCTGGCGGTCATCAAGGTCGACGCCAAAGGGCTCATCCCCGCGGCACTCGGCAACTCCGAGAATGTGCACGTCGGCGAATGGGTGCTCGCCATCGGGAATCCGCTCGGCCTGACCTCCACCGTCACCGCCGGTATCGTCTCCGCCATCGGACGGAACATCAATATCATTCAGGACCAGTACGGTATCGAGAGCTTCATCCAGACCGATGCTGCGATCAATCCCGGCAACAGTGGTGGTGCGCTGCTCAATATGAGCGGCGAGGTCATCGGCATCAACACTGCGATCGCCACGACCAATGCCCGGTATCAGGGCTACGGGTTCGCGGTACCGGTGAACATCCTGAAGACCGTTTCCTCTGACCTGATCAGGTTCGGCGAGGTCAAGCGCGGATACATCGGGGTGTCGATCACGACCATTGATCAGACCATGGCCAGCGCACTTGGCATGAAAGAGGCCAAGGGCGTCAAGATCGAGAAACTGGTCGACGGTGGAGCTGCCGCCGCCGCGGGCCTCAAAGAGCTGGACGTCATCCTTGAGATCGACGGCCGGGAAGTGAACAAGAACAACGAGTTGCAGTCCTACATCGCAACACGGCATCCGGGCGATGTGGTGACGCTGAAGATCTTCCGGGAAGGGAAGACCTTCGAAAAGAAAGTGACGCTCCGTCCGCGCTCGCAGGACGCGACTCTCGCAAGCAGCTCCGGGGAGAAAAAGGAAGAGCCGGCCGAAATTGCGGACGCGGCGCGGACACTCTCCTTCGACGCGCTCGGGATGACCGTCCGCGTCCTGACCGCAGAGGAGAAGAAGGAGCTGGAGGTCGAACGGGGTGTCCTTGTTTCGGATATCAAACCGTTCGGCGAGGCTGCCGAGCGTGGCATCGGGAAGCACGATGTGATCCTGGAGGCCGACCGTAAGCCTGTCTCCACGCCGGCGGACCTGAAAAAGGCGATCGCGGCCCGGAAATCGGGCGATGCCATCCTCCTGCGCATCAAGCGGGCGGAGCAGACGGCCTATCTGGCGATCCAGATCCCGTGA
- a CDS encoding GNAT family N-acetyltransferase — protein MPDQTWGVLLSDSALARRIETADAAVGVTSAEIHARLHPGSGAVAEQIAGGVAVFVGLDSPLTQAIGTGMRGPVTAADVDRLERFFSTRGSAVHIELCPLSDPSLTEELGRRGYRVQEFTNVLVRKIRVIETPPAGSSGINAQICLPADADLWARTVALGFGGELDQSSENVAVLRDLFLQPDTKGVLAWVDGRPAGGGALTVHDGVAAIFGASTVPSFRRLGVQSAVIRALINLAVKTECDIAYTLTRPGSASQRNVERQGFRVAYTRCTMMHSA, from the coding sequence ATGCCAGATCAAACATGGGGAGTGTTGCTCTCCGATAGTGCCCTCGCCCGTCGTATTGAGACCGCTGATGCAGCCGTGGGTGTGACCTCGGCGGAGATCCATGCCCGGCTCCATCCCGGCAGCGGGGCGGTGGCGGAACAGATCGCAGGCGGGGTCGCCGTGTTCGTCGGCCTGGATTCGCCGCTCACGCAAGCGATCGGAACCGGTATGCGCGGTCCGGTGACCGCTGCCGATGTGGACCGCCTCGAGCGGTTCTTCTCCACCCGCGGATCAGCGGTGCATATCGAGTTGTGCCCGCTTTCGGACCCCTCCCTGACCGAGGAGCTCGGGCGGAGAGGCTACCGCGTGCAGGAGTTCACGAATGTCCTCGTGCGCAAGATCCGCGTCATCGAGACCCCACCCGCCGGGAGTTCGGGCATCAATGCCCAGATCTGTCTTCCTGCGGACGCCGACCTCTGGGCGCGGACGGTAGCTCTTGGTTTCGGCGGCGAACTTGACCAGTCAAGCGAGAATGTGGCCGTATTGCGGGATCTCTTCCTCCAGCCGGACACGAAGGGTGTCCTTGCGTGGGTGGACGGGCGGCCTGCCGGAGGCGGTGCGCTCACCGTGCATGACGGTGTCGCGGCGATCTTCGGCGCCAGCACCGTGCCGTCCTTCCGGCGCCTCGGCGTTCAGAGTGCCGTCATACGTGCCCTCATCAATCTTGCCGTGAAGACTGAGTGTGATATTGCGTATACGCTGACCCGCCCGGGAAGCGCTTCGCAGCGGAATGTGGAACGCCAGGGTTTCCGGGTCGCCTATACCCGGTGCACAATGATGCACTCGGCCTGA
- a CDS encoding pseudouridine synthase → MMPQQRRQGQSGPRRDARPGKPGRSSKDAGQGSFRSGAQDHRDRPHGSRGKAGGPRPSGTRTWDRKKSAPVRRRTAGSSARPVKPAHIDKKPVIGKQATGDSIRLNRYLSMCGVASRRKADALIVGGEVSVNGAVVTELGTLVHPGKDRVFYNGKEVAAVDAPVYLVLNKPRDTITTSSDERGRTTVMDILHARKRVYPIGRLDRNTTGVLLFTNDGDFAHRLMHPKFKIPKAYLVTCDEAVTREHLDELRKGVRLERAMTAPAEVIVIPGGKGKEIGITIHEGMNRQVRRMFEVLGYDVRKLDRVAYGPITKEGLPRGASRALTPQEVRSLKSMAGIEKE, encoded by the coding sequence ATGATGCCACAGCAACGACGGCAGGGACAGAGTGGACCCCGGCGCGATGCGCGCCCCGGAAAGCCCGGACGCTCCAGCAAGGACGCAGGCCAGGGATCGTTCCGCAGTGGTGCACAGGATCATCGGGACAGGCCGCATGGATCCAGGGGCAAGGCGGGAGGCCCACGGCCTTCCGGCACACGGACATGGGACCGAAAGAAGAGTGCACCTGTACGCCGGCGGACCGCCGGCTCATCTGCCCGGCCCGTCAAACCCGCGCACATCGACAAGAAGCCCGTCATCGGAAAGCAGGCGACCGGTGATTCCATCCGCCTCAATCGCTATCTCAGCATGTGCGGTGTTGCTTCCCGCCGGAAGGCCGATGCATTGATCGTCGGCGGCGAGGTCTCCGTGAACGGCGCGGTCGTCACCGAACTCGGTACCCTTGTCCATCCGGGAAAGGACCGCGTCTTCTACAATGGCAAGGAAGTCGCCGCCGTCGACGCCCCGGTGTATCTGGTGTTGAACAAGCCGCGCGACACCATCACGACATCGAGCGACGAACGGGGCCGCACGACGGTGATGGATATCCTTCACGCGCGGAAGCGCGTGTATCCGATCGGGCGCCTGGACAGGAACACGACCGGCGTGCTGCTCTTCACCAACGACGGCGATTTCGCGCACCGTCTCATGCATCCGAAGTTCAAGATCCCCAAAGCGTACCTGGTGACCTGCGATGAGGCCGTGACCCGCGAACACCTGGATGAACTCAGGAAAGGCGTCAGGCTGGAGCGGGCCATGACCGCGCCTGCGGAAGTGATCGTGATCCCCGGGGGCAAAGGCAAAGAGATCGGGATCACCATCCATGAAGGGATGAACCGTCAGGTGCGCAGGATGTTCGAGGTCCTTGGCTATGATGTCCGCAAACTGGACCGCGTCGCATATGGTCCGATCACGAAGGAAGGATTGCCGCGCGGTGCATCCCGGGCGTTGACACCGCAGGAAGTGCGCTCCTTGAAGTCCATGGCAGGTATCGAGAAAGAATGA
- a CDS encoding LD-carboxypeptidase gives MSGSSTPSSRRRFLQTAGSSLAATSLLPALVSAGTGTIIKPPRLRAGDTVGLINPAGATYVLSDLEVVQEVLSALDLKVRIGAHCADRYGYLAGTDEARAADVNAMFADPAVRAVMAVRGGWGCNRILHLLDYVAIAHHPKILVGYSDITSLLVACFAKAGLITFHGPVGTSTWNQFSVGHFKRVLMEGAADTFVNPRSIGDNLAQTRDRITTITPGKARGRLVGGNLSVLTAMLGSPYLPPWEQTILFLEEDSEHIYRVDRMLTHLRIAGVLDRVAGVVIGKCTGCDPGEGYGSLTLEDVYRDIIAPSRMPAFAGAMIGHIENKFTVPVGALAEIDAEAGSIRLLESAVQ, from the coding sequence ATGTCCGGATCTTCCACACCATCCAGCCGCCGACGCTTTCTGCAGACGGCGGGTTCGTCCCTCGCCGCCACCAGCCTCCTTCCCGCACTCGTGTCGGCAGGCACGGGGACCATCATCAAGCCACCGCGGCTCCGCGCGGGCGATACCGTCGGCCTGATCAATCCGGCCGGTGCGACGTATGTCCTCTCCGACCTGGAGGTCGTACAGGAAGTGCTCTCCGCTCTCGATCTCAAGGTCAGGATCGGGGCGCATTGTGCCGACCGCTACGGCTATCTGGCAGGTACCGATGAGGCGCGCGCCGCGGATGTGAACGCCATGTTCGCCGATCCCGCCGTCCGCGCCGTGATGGCTGTGCGCGGGGGATGGGGATGTAACCGCATACTCCATCTTCTCGACTATGTCGCGATCGCACACCATCCCAAGATCCTGGTCGGCTACAGCGACATCACCTCGTTGCTCGTCGCATGTTTTGCGAAGGCCGGATTGATAACATTCCATGGTCCCGTAGGCACATCGACCTGGAATCAGTTCTCCGTTGGGCATTTCAAGCGGGTGCTGATGGAGGGTGCTGCCGACACATTCGTCAATCCGCGTTCGATCGGTGACAATCTCGCTCAGACCCGCGACAGGATCACCACCATCACGCCCGGCAAGGCGCGAGGGCGGTTGGTAGGCGGGAACCTGTCAGTACTGACCGCGATGCTGGGATCCCCATACCTGCCCCCGTGGGAACAGACGATCCTCTTCCTGGAAGAGGACAGCGAACATATCTACCGCGTGGACCGTATGCTCACGCACCTGCGGATCGCGGGCGTGCTCGATCGCGTTGCCGGCGTGGTGATCGGGAAATGCACCGGATGCGATCCGGGCGAAGGATATGGTTCCCTCACGCTCGAGGATGTGTACCGGGATATCATCGCACCGTCCCGGATGCCAGCATTCGCGGGCGCGATGATCGGACACATTGAGAATAAATTCACCGTGCCCGTCGGGGCGCTGGCGGAGATCGACGCCGAAGCAGGTTCGATACGATTGCTCGAGAGCGCGGTGCAATGA
- the trpS gene encoding tryptophan--tRNA ligase, protein MTQKKTILSGMRPTGKLHLGHLVGALENWVALQGEYNNYHLIADYHVLTTNLDSSQIYANSIDMTIDWLAAGIDPARSPIFRQSQVKEHTELHLLFSMLITAARLERNPAVKDQVRDLNIENITYGHLGYPVLQAADILLYKGDLVPVGEDQVPHVEIAREIARRFNTQYGDVFPEPEPKLTKFARLPGLDGKRMSKSVGNTILLSDPPDAIQQKMRGAVTDVQKVRKNDPGRPEVCLVFTYHQKYNPGETAEIETGCRSGALGCVDCKKRACAKITDALTPFREKRAYFDAHPGEVEEILKDGESRARVRAAETMAEVRTAMKFG, encoded by the coding sequence ATGACGCAGAAAAAGACCATCTTGAGCGGTATGCGTCCCACGGGTAAACTGCATCTCGGCCACCTCGTGGGGGCATTGGAGAACTGGGTCGCCCTCCAGGGCGAGTACAACAACTACCACCTGATCGCGGACTATCACGTGCTGACGACGAACCTGGATTCGTCGCAGATCTATGCCAACTCCATCGACATGACGATCGACTGGCTCGCCGCCGGCATCGATCCTGCCCGGAGCCCGATCTTCCGGCAGTCGCAGGTGAAAGAACACACCGAATTGCATCTGCTGTTCTCGATGCTGATCACGGCCGCACGGCTTGAGCGCAACCCCGCGGTCAAGGATCAGGTGCGCGACCTGAACATCGAGAACATCACGTACGGCCATCTGGGGTATCCCGTGCTCCAGGCCGCGGACATCCTCCTGTACAAGGGCGACCTCGTGCCGGTGGGCGAGGACCAGGTCCCGCATGTCGAGATCGCGCGCGAGATCGCGCGCCGGTTCAACACACAGTACGGCGACGTGTTTCCCGAGCCGGAACCGAAGCTCACGAAGTTCGCACGCCTGCCGGGACTGGACGGCAAGCGCATGAGCAAGTCGGTCGGGAATACGATCCTGCTGTCCGACCCGCCCGACGCGATCCAGCAGAAGATGCGTGGAGCCGTCACGGATGTCCAGAAAGTACGCAAGAACGACCCGGGCCGGCCCGAGGTCTGCCTGGTCTTCACCTATCATCAGAAGTACAACCCGGGAGAGACGGCCGAGATCGAGACGGGATGCAGGTCGGGAGCACTTGGCTGCGTGGATTGCAAGAAGCGCGCATGCGCGAAGATCACCGATGCGCTCACGCCGTTCCGCGAGAAACGCGCCTACTTCGATGCGCATCCCGGTGAGGTGGAGGAGATCCTGAAGGACGGCGAGTCGCGTGCCCGGGTCCGGGCCGCGGAGACGATGGCCGAGGTCCGCACCGCAATGAAGTTCGGATGA